A region of Polyangiaceae bacterium DNA encodes the following proteins:
- the tssI gene encoding type VI secretion system tip protein VgrG, with product MNDSRPLRYFVEVAGHRYEVREIEGREAISKPFRFELGFALMDTMQFGADLPIAPIEPDDIVKTDVTLHLERDGIVDRVIHGLVFEASLGATLTGVPDMHLVIEPRLSLLQYRTDIRVFRNKTAPEIVVEVLSAFGITPELRLRASYESRPYCVQFRESDFSFVSRLLEDEGIFYYFNKDGVMILGDSAAAYDPIPGNPVLPYRAGYGMDQKEDAIVSIGSRASATVGKVTLRDFNPDHPSLDMDVDASGPSAFGPEWYDYPGEYAEPSEGKRKVALRSEAFACASEAVQGRSICARILPGHTMDVFDVPEGAPGGEFVVTVVDHAYRRADSGFSAKFEALDGKTTFRPLLETPIPQMTSPLTGIVTCPPGEDDIYTEEAGRVKIHFHWDRLQPYDGECSHWVPVVQDNTGHSVAIPRRGWEMLVHFLEGDPDRPVVIGRVYNAEDRFPVPLPEGKTKTSLKSLVTPSRDGTNEIQFEDYAGREHIYIHAEKDQNIVVGNDKSETTLVNELSAVYHDERIAIGINHTEAVGKNHSMVVVNNQSHSVGGNRERQIGESDMGNVTGNRSVTIGGSHIRRIHTDDSVVAKNLTETVGAVDLEVAIKTNSTEANTALAVTVGGAIINVARQSVTEAASKGRLETIGGAVFSKAKAEMKARADKNRVLTVGGTFSATVGKEASLTGAEKIRIVAANEVFDGSDEVMLKVGDTTVVMKEGTIAVNAPSKISLKITGSNKQGASKSTQI from the coding sequence GTGAACGACAGTCGCCCGCTCAGGTATTTCGTCGAAGTCGCCGGCCACCGTTATGAAGTGCGGGAAATCGAAGGGCGCGAAGCCATATCGAAACCATTCCGCTTCGAGCTTGGTTTCGCACTCATGGACACGATGCAATTCGGCGCAGACCTGCCCATTGCGCCCATCGAACCCGACGATATCGTCAAGACCGATGTGACGCTCCACCTCGAACGTGACGGCATCGTCGATCGCGTGATTCACGGTCTCGTCTTCGAGGCATCCCTCGGAGCGACGTTGACAGGCGTACCCGACATGCATCTCGTCATCGAGCCGCGGCTATCGCTTTTGCAATATCGCACGGATATTCGCGTATTCCGCAACAAGACGGCGCCGGAAATCGTCGTCGAAGTGCTCTCCGCGTTCGGAATCACGCCCGAGCTGCGACTCCGCGCGTCGTACGAGAGCCGGCCCTATTGCGTACAATTCCGCGAATCGGACTTCAGCTTCGTGAGCCGTCTCTTGGAAGACGAGGGCATTTTTTATTATTTCAACAAAGACGGTGTCATGATCCTCGGCGATTCGGCTGCTGCATACGATCCGATTCCCGGCAATCCAGTTTTGCCTTATCGAGCGGGCTATGGCATGGATCAAAAGGAGGATGCCATCGTATCGATTGGAAGTCGAGCTTCGGCCACAGTTGGAAAAGTCACGCTGCGCGATTTCAATCCGGACCATCCGAGCCTCGATATGGATGTCGATGCTTCGGGACCCAGCGCTTTTGGGCCTGAGTGGTACGATTATCCGGGTGAATATGCGGAGCCGTCCGAGGGCAAACGCAAGGTGGCATTACGCAGCGAAGCATTTGCTTGCGCGTCGGAAGCGGTTCAGGGCCGGAGCATTTGTGCGCGAATCCTTCCAGGTCATACGATGGACGTATTCGACGTGCCGGAAGGTGCGCCGGGTGGAGAATTCGTCGTAACGGTCGTCGATCATGCGTACAGGCGCGCTGATTCGGGGTTTTCCGCAAAATTCGAGGCGCTCGATGGCAAGACGACTTTCCGCCCGCTGCTCGAAACGCCCATTCCGCAGATGACGAGCCCGCTCACGGGAATCGTGACCTGTCCTCCGGGCGAAGACGATATTTATACCGAGGAAGCAGGTCGCGTCAAAATACATTTTCATTGGGACAGGTTGCAGCCATACGATGGCGAGTGTTCGCATTGGGTGCCGGTCGTTCAGGACAATACGGGCCATTCCGTGGCGATTCCGCGCCGCGGCTGGGAAATGCTCGTGCACTTCTTGGAGGGCGATCCGGATAGACCCGTCGTAATCGGACGCGTGTACAATGCCGAGGATCGATTCCCCGTGCCGCTTCCGGAGGGTAAAACCAAAACGAGCCTCAAATCATTGGTTACGCCGAGCCGCGACGGAACGAACGAAATCCAATTCGAGGATTATGCCGGACGCGAGCACATTTACATTCACGCCGAAAAAGACCAAAACATCGTCGTCGGGAACGACAAGAGCGAAACGACCCTCGTCAACGAGCTCAGCGCGGTCTACCACGACGAACGCATCGCCATTGGCATAAATCACACCGAGGCTGTCGGAAAAAACCATTCGATGGTGGTGGTGAACAACCAAAGCCATTCGGTTGGAGGCAATCGCGAGCGGCAGATTGGCGAAAGCGACATGGGCAATGTGACGGGAAATCGATCCGTCACGATTGGTGGGTCGCACATACGCCGCATTCACACGGACGATTCGGTCGTGGCCAAGAATTTGACGGAAACGGTGGGTGCCGTGGACCTCGAAGTGGCCATCAAGACGAATTCGACGGAAGCGAATACGGCGCTGGCCGTGACGGTGGGCGGAGCCATCATCAACGTCGCGCGACAGAGCGTCACGGAGGCTGCGTCGAAGGGGCGACTGGAAACGATTGGCGGCGCGGTATTCTCGAAGGCGAAGGCGGAAATGAAGGCACGCGCCGACAAGAATCGAGTGCTCACCGTGGGCGGTACGTTTTCGGCGACCGTGGGCAAAGAAGCATCGCTCACGGGCGCGGAAAAGATACGCATCGTCGCAGCGAACGAGGTATTCGATGGTTCGGACGAGGTCATGCTGAAGGTCGGAGATACGACGGTGGTCATGAAGGAAGGGACGATTGCAGTAAATGCGCCGTCGAAGATTTCATTGAAGATTACGGGCTCGAACAAGCAAGGTGCGAGCAAGTCGACGCAGATATAG
- the tssI gene encoding type VI secretion system tip protein VgrG, producing the protein MALQSVLGLEQEHAQIEIGGLPYEVVGLSGAEGIMRLFRYEVTCAARAANEPPRALLGKPAVITLFSHGGTRQVRGIVAEAARSVSDDGKAIVTVIVRPDAYLLTLGRNCRVFQHMTVVDIVKAVLASNAQPSRWEVTESYEEHIYCAQYREDDWTFVSRLLEEEGIYCWFDHSGEVSTLVFSDLSTGAPELPGGAYITFAHESGAHADREVVFELGEHVAARTTKFTAGSFDPARPRLKIEAVEGGGPFEAYDAPGGGPESPQTVVRQARNRLQAAIAASRGVFGKSTSIRLTPGMVLEVGGCSAARLDDRYVLTDVTIDIVQRRRGPSGGAGAEKQIITKFSAIRNAVPYRPLEKTKPAKQAGLQTGQVVGAQGAEVQPDARGCVRVKLRWDRDPKNDDTAGKWMRVAQRGTAESMLLPRIGWNVLTMNDEGTVDAPWVLSRIHDAEHPPAYPLPANKTRVVWKTATTPGGGSFNEIYFEDKQGREEMFINASKDMTILTQHVKKDEVIHDQLRIVGNNHTMSVGLNHNENIGHDQTVAIGGNETIIVAKGSEKTVGGNETATIGGSRNVTTGGQHTTNVTLDRKLSVGSALIDITIGQISASSKWSTVLVGAVRVAASGGTISEDVSKVTVQTIGGAKIEIAGTNCPVDVKKSYTETVGGAMVLKAGGNYADTADVKSFWTVGAKLSAKAPKVFFEAKDKIEIKCGGSSLVITKDTIEIVSPSYDLSGAFLDVNTSIVNHN; encoded by the coding sequence ATGGCACTGCAATCCGTCTTGGGCCTCGAGCAAGAGCACGCGCAGATTGAAATTGGCGGCTTGCCATATGAAGTCGTCGGCCTTTCGGGCGCAGAAGGCATCATGCGGCTGTTTCGTTACGAAGTCACGTGTGCCGCACGTGCAGCGAATGAACCGCCGCGAGCGCTTTTGGGCAAGCCCGCGGTCATTACACTCTTCAGTCATGGCGGGACGCGACAAGTGCGCGGAATCGTTGCCGAAGCAGCGCGATCGGTTTCGGACGATGGTAAAGCGATCGTCACCGTGATCGTTCGTCCGGATGCGTATCTGCTCACGCTCGGACGCAATTGCCGCGTCTTTCAGCACATGACGGTGGTCGATATCGTCAAAGCCGTGCTCGCATCGAATGCGCAGCCCTCGCGCTGGGAGGTCACGGAATCCTACGAGGAGCACATTTATTGTGCGCAATATCGTGAAGACGATTGGACGTTCGTTTCGCGATTGCTCGAAGAAGAGGGCATTTATTGTTGGTTCGACCATAGCGGTGAAGTGTCGACGCTGGTCTTTTCCGACCTTTCGACGGGCGCTCCCGAATTGCCTGGCGGGGCGTATATCACGTTTGCCCACGAAAGCGGCGCTCACGCGGATCGAGAAGTCGTATTCGAGCTTGGCGAACACGTCGCGGCACGCACGACGAAGTTCACTGCGGGTTCGTTCGATCCTGCGCGTCCGAGGCTCAAGATTGAAGCCGTCGAAGGCGGCGGGCCATTCGAAGCGTACGATGCGCCCGGTGGAGGACCGGAGAGTCCGCAAACGGTCGTGCGGCAAGCGAGAAATCGCCTGCAGGCGGCCATTGCTGCATCACGCGGCGTATTTGGCAAATCGACGAGCATTCGGCTCACGCCCGGAATGGTCTTGGAAGTCGGCGGATGTTCTGCTGCGCGTCTCGATGACCGTTATGTGCTGACGGACGTGACCATCGATATCGTGCAGCGGCGGCGCGGGCCTTCAGGCGGCGCTGGCGCGGAGAAACAAATCATCACCAAGTTTTCGGCCATTCGGAACGCCGTTCCTTATCGCCCTCTCGAAAAAACAAAACCCGCAAAACAAGCGGGGCTTCAAACGGGCCAAGTCGTCGGTGCACAAGGCGCGGAAGTGCAGCCGGATGCGCGTGGTTGCGTGCGCGTGAAATTGCGCTGGGATCGAGATCCCAAAAATGACGATACCGCCGGTAAATGGATGCGCGTGGCGCAACGAGGTACCGCCGAATCGATGCTTTTGCCGCGCATTGGCTGGAACGTTCTCACGATGAACGACGAGGGCACGGTGGACGCGCCGTGGGTGCTTTCGCGTATTCACGATGCCGAACATCCGCCGGCATATCCTCTGCCTGCAAACAAGACGCGCGTCGTTTGGAAAACAGCCACGACGCCGGGCGGCGGATCGTTCAATGAAATCTATTTCGAGGACAAACAAGGCCGCGAGGAAATGTTCATCAATGCCTCGAAAGACATGACCATCCTCACGCAGCACGTGAAAAAAGACGAAGTCATTCACGACCAATTGCGCATCGTCGGGAACAACCACACGATGTCGGTCGGCCTGAACCATAACGAAAATATCGGGCACGATCAGACAGTAGCCATTGGTGGCAATGAAACCATCATCGTCGCCAAAGGTTCGGAAAAGACCGTAGGCGGCAATGAAACGGCCACCATTGGTGGATCGCGCAACGTGACCACGGGCGGACAACATACGACGAACGTGACGCTCGATCGTAAATTGTCGGTCGGTTCGGCGCTCATCGACATCACGATTGGACAAATCTCGGCGTCGTCGAAATGGTCGACGGTGCTCGTCGGAGCCGTACGAGTGGCCGCGTCGGGCGGGACCATTTCAGAAGACGTGTCCAAAGTCACGGTGCAAACGATTGGCGGCGCAAAAATCGAAATCGCTGGGACAAACTGTCCGGTCGACGTCAAGAAGAGTTACACGGAGACCGTGGGCGGTGCGATGGTCCTCAAGGCTGGAGGCAATTATGCAGACACGGCCGACGTGAAATCCTTCTGGACGGTGGGAGCAAAACTATCGGCCAAGGCGCCGAAAGTGTTTTTCGAGGCCAAGGACAAAATCGAAATCAAGTGCGGCGGAAGCTCGCTCGTGATCACCAAAGACACGATTGAGATCGTGTCACCGAGTTACGATTTGTCGGGGGCTTTCCTCGATGTCAACACATCCATCGTGAACCATAACTAA
- the tssI gene encoding type VI secretion system tip protein VgrG: protein MSTRKVSVNLSMGVDESSYRIVSVRIAEELATPTHARIEIATMEDIDFGDVIHGDATLEIHLDGLPSRLWSWKVASVKYLGVEAGAYRHEIELRPRFSFLVHTLSTRKFRNLSSKDVITKVLDEMGIKHSFWTVRTPPVRKYCMQYRESTFAFVSRLLEFEGMYYTFDHDDLLIFEDNSPAAAPVDGPTDQFDLLDAAGALDRDVLGIHAARRVARVASGKASVNDFNWKKPKLALLQSAAFAKDAELETYDYPAGYRKPGDGAYIAKIRLEAHRVASQAFEGRGNIVTFAPGKKFSFGGAAGEAFVGDYLIVGIEHVIEDGRFSSTTKQVTYENRFKAIPLSSAFRPKLSTPRPTVEGCHTAMVRGPAGSEIHTDKYGRFRAQFHWDREAVSTDEDSRWLRALQEPETSMVISRVGWENTVAYIDGDPDRPVGVARNINGVMTPTYNQPGNKNVMTIKTPSSPATGGFNEIKLDDSAGSMLFFVKAEKDHIGVVRNDRTERVGNDETHSVGVNFMHAVTNDQAVAIGANSLTTVGEFTQLEVRANRKKSVGGNEKIDAGNQIMASTQGNETETVGSTRVTITGSVSLPKVSPPKLPTLQDAASTLAKGESLKTLIPSPKSLLPGGGTLSGLVNDMLNGSIARQAVKRMSRTIGGAFISTSVGNFQTIAGTYAETVGGVKLMVAAEGEVRKTVTGPLKVLVGGAILRTSGEDMGTGAENTKVTVGATADFSAGKLFEVRGNVIEVEGLAGVKFVSGGLTIDMSPGSITMKGKMKMESSSGVKVTGSDDNITG from the coding sequence ATGAGCACGCGCAAGGTATCAGTGAACCTCTCCATGGGGGTGGATGAATCATCGTATCGCATCGTATCGGTGCGAATTGCGGAGGAATTGGCCACGCCCACGCACGCGCGGATCGAGATTGCGACGATGGAGGACATCGATTTCGGCGATGTCATCCACGGCGACGCAACGCTCGAAATTCACCTCGATGGCTTGCCGTCGCGGCTTTGGTCTTGGAAGGTCGCCTCGGTCAAGTATTTGGGGGTCGAAGCTGGAGCGTATCGACACGAAATCGAATTACGTCCGCGTTTTTCATTTCTCGTGCATACTTTGTCCACGCGGAAATTCCGCAACCTTTCGTCGAAGGACGTCATCACGAAGGTGCTCGACGAAATGGGCATCAAGCATTCATTTTGGACCGTACGCACGCCGCCGGTACGGAAGTATTGCATGCAATATCGTGAATCGACGTTTGCCTTCGTGAGCCGGCTGCTCGAATTCGAAGGAATGTATTATACGTTCGATCACGATGATCTTCTCATTTTTGAAGACAATTCGCCCGCTGCAGCACCCGTCGATGGACCGACGGATCAATTCGATTTGCTGGATGCTGCCGGGGCGCTCGATCGAGACGTACTCGGAATTCATGCTGCACGCCGCGTCGCACGCGTGGCTTCCGGAAAAGCATCCGTGAATGATTTCAATTGGAAAAAACCCAAGCTGGCCTTGCTTCAATCGGCTGCTTTTGCGAAAGATGCCGAGCTCGAAACGTACGATTACCCGGCAGGTTATCGAAAGCCGGGGGATGGCGCGTACATTGCAAAAATTCGTCTCGAAGCGCACCGCGTCGCGAGTCAAGCATTCGAGGGACGCGGAAATATCGTCACGTTTGCGCCCGGCAAGAAATTTTCTTTTGGTGGTGCGGCCGGTGAAGCGTTCGTCGGAGACTACTTGATCGTTGGCATCGAACACGTGATCGAAGACGGGCGGTTTTCCTCGACGACCAAGCAAGTCACGTATGAAAATCGTTTCAAAGCGATACCTCTATCCTCTGCATTCCGCCCCAAACTGAGCACGCCGAGACCCACGGTCGAAGGTTGTCATACCGCCATGGTGCGCGGACCTGCAGGATCGGAAATTCATACCGACAAATATGGTCGATTCCGAGCGCAATTCCATTGGGATCGCGAAGCCGTGAGCACGGACGAGGATTCTCGGTGGCTCAGAGCATTGCAAGAGCCCGAAACGTCGATGGTCATTTCGCGCGTCGGCTGGGAAAACACCGTTGCCTATATCGACGGCGATCCGGACAGACCCGTCGGCGTGGCCAGAAACATCAATGGCGTGATGACCCCGACCTACAATCAACCGGGCAATAAAAACGTCATGACCATCAAAACCCCGTCTTCACCGGCGACGGGTGGTTTCAACGAAATAAAACTCGACGACAGCGCCGGGTCGATGCTGTTTTTCGTGAAAGCCGAAAAGGATCACATCGGTGTCGTGCGCAATGACCGCACCGAGCGCGTGGGAAATGACGAGACGCATTCGGTGGGCGTCAATTTCATGCACGCCGTCACGAACGACCAAGCCGTCGCGATCGGCGCCAATTCGCTCACGACCGTCGGCGAATTCACGCAGCTCGAAGTGCGCGCCAATCGCAAAAAGAGCGTCGGTGGCAATGAGAAGATCGACGCTGGCAATCAAATCATGGCCAGCACGCAAGGCAATGAAACGGAAACGGTCGGGTCGACACGCGTGACCATCACGGGCAGCGTTTCCTTGCCCAAAGTTTCACCACCCAAACTTCCGACGCTACAGGACGCCGCTTCGACGCTGGCCAAAGGCGAAAGCCTGAAGACGCTCATTCCGTCGCCCAAGAGCTTGCTTCCCGGCGGAGGCACCCTTTCCGGCCTCGTGAATGACATGCTCAATGGGTCGATCGCGCGTCAAGCGGTCAAGCGGATGAGCCGTACGATTGGCGGCGCATTCATTTCGACATCCGTGGGCAATTTCCAAACGATTGCGGGCACTTACGCCGAAACGGTGGGCGGCGTCAAATTGATGGTCGCAGCCGAAGGCGAAGTGCGGAAAACCGTAACCGGCCCGCTGAAGGTCTTGGTCGGCGGCGCCATTCTTCGAACGTCCGGTGAAGACATGGGCACCGGCGCAGAAAACACGAAAGTGACGGTGGGGGCCACTGCCGACTTTTCCGCGGGCAAACTATTCGAGGTCCGAGGAAACGTCATCGAAGTCGAGGGGCTCGCGGGCGTGAAATTCGTCTCCGGTGGGCTCACGATCGACATGTCGCCCGGCTCGATTACGATGAAGGGCAAAATGAAAATGGAATCCTCGAGCGGCGTCAAGGTGACCGGCTCGGACGACAACATCACGGGCTGA
- a CDS encoding DUF2169 domain-containing protein has product MNLERVVDNRTPMAHWCAVVTDRHGHDVILVITKMTWAVSATGAVTIASPQSPVRLDDEPISDAPNASIRYPSDLCEEKAGTDVLLVGSAQPPSGRKVTEMDVGLRIEAGHRSIQKVVKVHGPRVFQKAMMGVAPGPAAELRTTPLVYENTYGGTDTTEPNRPVSEPRNPIGKGFAKNRAALVGQPAPPIEDPRAPLSSKNPAPACFGAVRSEWAPRLQYAGTYDDTWRKKRAPLRPLDFDPRFYHLAPPDLWSEVPLGGDEPVEVTGTTAGPAWRFRLPRYAPLFSISVRGTKHEPKTHLDTYLIDADERQVEITFRATAPMPRKLEHIDKVLIMGAPSLPDALIEELAERVRARRSVDS; this is encoded by the coding sequence ATGAATCTAGAACGCGTCGTGGATAACCGAACGCCGATGGCCCATTGGTGCGCCGTCGTGACGGATCGGCACGGCCACGATGTGATTTTGGTGATAACGAAAATGACGTGGGCCGTATCGGCAACGGGCGCCGTGACGATTGCGTCGCCGCAATCTCCCGTGCGCCTGGATGACGAGCCGATTTCGGATGCGCCGAATGCGAGTATTCGATATCCAAGTGATTTGTGTGAAGAAAAAGCGGGGACGGATGTGCTGCTCGTGGGTAGTGCGCAGCCGCCATCGGGGCGTAAAGTGACGGAAATGGATGTGGGGCTGCGAATCGAGGCAGGTCACCGCTCCATTCAAAAAGTCGTCAAAGTGCATGGTCCGCGCGTTTTTCAAAAAGCGATGATGGGCGTCGCTCCGGGGCCTGCGGCCGAGCTTCGGACGACGCCGCTCGTGTACGAAAACACCTATGGCGGAACGGATACGACGGAGCCGAATCGACCGGTGTCGGAGCCACGGAATCCCATTGGTAAAGGGTTTGCCAAGAATCGCGCGGCGCTCGTGGGTCAACCAGCGCCGCCCATCGAGGATCCGCGGGCGCCGCTATCGTCGAAGAATCCTGCGCCGGCTTGTTTTGGTGCCGTGCGCAGCGAATGGGCGCCTCGATTGCAATATGCAGGAACGTACGACGATACGTGGCGCAAAAAGCGAGCGCCTCTGCGTCCGCTCGATTTCGATCCGCGTTTTTATCACCTCGCGCCGCCTGATTTGTGGTCCGAAGTGCCGCTCGGGGGAGACGAGCCGGTGGAAGTGACGGGAACGACCGCCGGACCGGCTTGGCGATTTCGATTGCCTCGTTATGCTCCCCTCTTCAGCATTTCGGTGCGTGGAACGAAGCACGAGCCCAAAACGCACCTCGACACGTATCTCATCGACGCCGACGAGCGGCAGGTGGAAATCACTTTTCGAGCGACGGCGCCCATGCCACGGAAGCTCGAGCATATCGACAAGGTTTTGATCATGGGGGCGCCCAGCCTACCGGATGCATTGATTGAAGAACTAGCGGAGCGGGTCCGCGCGCGAAGGAGTGTCGATTCATGA